One Fuerstiella marisgermanici DNA window includes the following coding sequences:
- a CDS encoding ECF-type sigma factor has translation MTAKDVPQNVSTLLAGVAAGDTAAADELFPIVYDELHRRAAAYMRRERDDHTLQTTALIHEAYLRLVRSDDQSAQFRNVDHFIATASIVMRRILVNHAKARQAQKRGGEVVTMRIDSVSPLFTKPAIDLIALDSAMEDLRDRDATQHRIVEMRFFGGLTVEQCAGLLKMSPRTVYYEWSHARAWLRTQIEGV, from the coding sequence ATGACCGCCAAAGACGTTCCGCAAAATGTTTCCACTCTCCTGGCTGGCGTTGCGGCTGGTGACACGGCGGCGGCGGACGAACTCTTTCCGATTGTGTACGACGAACTGCACCGGAGAGCGGCCGCGTATATGCGGCGCGAGCGAGACGACCATACTCTGCAAACAACCGCTTTAATCCACGAAGCCTACCTGCGACTTGTCAGGTCGGATGACCAGTCCGCTCAGTTTCGTAACGTCGATCACTTCATTGCGACAGCATCCATCGTGATGCGGCGAATTCTGGTCAACCACGCTAAGGCCAGGCAGGCCCAAAAACGCGGCGGCGAAGTTGTGACCATGCGTATCGACAGCGTATCGCCCTTATTCACCAAGCCGGCCATTGACTTGATCGCTCTGGATTCTGCGATGGAGGATCTGCGTGATCGAGATGCGACTCAGCATCGAATTGTGGAAATGAGATTCTTTGGCGGGCTGACTGTCGAACAATGTGCTGGCCTGCTGAAAATGTCGCCCCGGACTGTGTACTACGAATGGTCACACGCTCGAGCATGGTTGCGAACTCAAATTGAAGGCGTTTGA
- a CDS encoding PEP-CTERM sorting domain-containing protein (PEP-CTERM proteins occur, often in large numbers, in the proteomes of bacteria that also encode an exosortase, a predicted intramembrane cysteine proteinase. The presence of a PEP-CTERM domain at a protein's C-terminus predicts cleavage within the sorting domain, followed by covalent anchoring to some some component of the (usually Gram-negative) cell surface. Many PEP-CTERM proteins exhibit an unusual sequence composition that includes large numbers of potential glycosylation sites. Expression of one such protein has been shown restore the ability of a bacterium to form floc, a type of biofilm.), which produces MGKRASHLKSFGVLAGIIVMGLFEEPPRADAGIMTTYVTGESAGSNVIFKVTLDASIAGSGTVGVAVTEDRGLHLDGIDFAPHGDGHTGVMVGIPDGKVGFYNVVTGATLPDFIADTSAVAGATGSATHPSSVLSTPTHLYYVENQFGFDGSSDHRIMRKAFSGGPEEVVFDGGVAGAGGLVEFEGLEIVDDRLYFFAQDPAPAPAATTRALMSIDLDGAGIWDGSAPTAHITGLARGAIGGPPVPGVSDGSDELDFDPSSGLLFGTNIINGEFIAYDPALGMEVVPGLLGSTSHFIDGGHFLSAGAEIDGIRADGDGHLVFTGRGGIIGAIDIENVMTLGAADLSSVYTLFDSPAFTFDDLTPLIAVPEPTAVPLLLVATGLGLFAVRRRRRCVLEGD; this is translated from the coding sequence ATGGGAAAGCGGGCCAGCCATTTAAAAAGCTTTGGGGTGCTTGCGGGCATTATTGTGATGGGCCTGTTTGAGGAACCACCGCGGGCCGACGCGGGAATCATGACCACCTACGTTACGGGCGAATCGGCTGGCAGCAACGTCATTTTTAAGGTCACGCTTGACGCATCCATCGCCGGCAGCGGAACGGTCGGGGTGGCTGTGACTGAGGACCGTGGCCTCCACCTGGACGGAATCGATTTCGCGCCTCATGGCGACGGTCACACCGGAGTTATGGTCGGAATTCCTGACGGTAAGGTGGGTTTCTACAACGTTGTCACCGGAGCGACTTTGCCCGACTTTATTGCGGACACATCCGCAGTCGCGGGTGCGACTGGCAGCGCGACGCATCCATCGTCGGTGCTGAGCACGCCGACTCATTTGTACTATGTCGAAAACCAATTCGGTTTCGATGGAAGCTCCGATCATCGCATCATGCGGAAAGCCTTTTCTGGCGGACCGGAAGAAGTCGTCTTTGATGGCGGCGTCGCCGGAGCCGGTGGGCTTGTTGAATTTGAGGGGCTGGAAATCGTCGATGACCGGCTCTACTTTTTCGCTCAGGATCCAGCGCCCGCACCGGCCGCGACCACACGAGCGCTGATGAGTATCGACCTGGATGGTGCCGGCATCTGGGATGGTTCGGCACCGACCGCTCATATCACGGGCTTGGCACGCGGAGCCATTGGCGGTCCACCGGTGCCGGGCGTATCGGACGGTTCTGACGAGCTGGACTTCGATCCGTCCAGCGGTCTGCTGTTTGGCACCAACATCATCAATGGCGAATTTATCGCGTATGATCCCGCTCTGGGTATGGAAGTCGTGCCGGGGCTATTGGGTTCAACATCTCACTTTATTGATGGAGGCCACTTCCTGTCTGCCGGCGCAGAAATAGACGGCATTCGCGCCGATGGAGATGGGCATTTGGTCTTCACAGGCCGCGGCGGAATTATCGGTGCGATTGATATCGAAAACGTGATGACCTTGGGCGCCGCCGATCTCAGCAGCGTCTACACCCTGTTCGACAGCCCGGCGTTTACCTTCGACGACCTCACGCCGTTAATTGCCGTGCCTGAACCAACCGCAGTGCCGCTGTTGCTGGTGGCAACTGGTCTGGGTCTGTTCGCTGTGCGACGGAGAAGACGGTGCGTGCTCGAAGGTGACTGA
- a CDS encoding serine/threonine-protein kinase: MPTKHWAKVKLLFQQAVDLPVEDRAAFCDAHCDSESMKVELLRLLDAHEEDTGFLKSPFEATESSEISDAFIGRAIGDFRITRRIGAGGMGVVYEAIQEHPGRSVAIKLLQPGHSCEKLLWRLQHESEILARLQHPGVAHVYASGMTDFGYGPQPWFAMELVDGLPLHRHMQQHDLSTERKLVLFLEIADAVQHAHERGVIHRDLKPANIMMAGDSAGSILSHLPKILDFGVARIIDESGNTGTTMRTAIGEIAGTIGYMSPERFSGEDNVDHRCDVYALGVIGYELLTKTLPIDVRSHSLVEAIRAVEQQSPVPLRTVAPTLSADLEVIFSKCLEKDPTRRYQSARDLADDVRRFLQREPIRARRASRGYLFRKFVSRNRTLVGGIVATILALAAGMFLYAVEAKQARAEAEKSQYEADKALAINSFMTNDFITRLIPLAKDSSDPQHSTVTEIVGEAARHVPTMFGERPAIEAAVRNEIGTVYYNMGDHPNAVEQYELALQLWTSQLGPSHVDTLKAVNNLGLAFARQGNNKAAEPLYRRAWKGRIAKLGESHSSTLASMNNLAEAVRANGRPEEAEQLLRRAYELQLAEAGLQNKQTLIMLANLGSLLAKQGRHKEAEKIHRTVFENMATTLGEDHVTTLWAQLELAQSIYRLKDYDAAKEVLIPVVETFERTNGAADFSTITARRLMGRILRGGNDHAAARATLQLALDAANTDSDTFARVIPKIERDLRRLEDE, from the coding sequence ATGCCAACCAAACACTGGGCCAAAGTGAAATTGTTGTTTCAACAGGCCGTTGACCTTCCTGTTGAAGATCGTGCGGCGTTTTGTGATGCCCACTGTGACAGCGAATCCATGAAGGTCGAATTGCTGCGGTTGTTGGACGCTCATGAAGAGGACACCGGCTTCTTGAAGTCACCTTTCGAGGCCACTGAATCCTCGGAAATCAGCGACGCCTTCATCGGTCGAGCGATCGGCGATTTCCGGATCACGCGTCGTATCGGTGCGGGCGGAATGGGAGTCGTCTACGAAGCAATTCAGGAGCATCCTGGCCGCTCAGTCGCCATCAAGCTGCTGCAGCCAGGCCACAGTTGCGAAAAGTTGCTGTGGCGTCTTCAGCACGAATCCGAGATCCTGGCCAGGCTGCAGCATCCTGGAGTGGCTCATGTTTATGCGTCCGGAATGACTGATTTCGGATACGGGCCACAGCCGTGGTTTGCGATGGAATTGGTGGATGGTCTGCCCCTGCATCGGCACATGCAGCAGCACGACCTGTCTACAGAGCGGAAGCTGGTGCTGTTTTTGGAGATCGCCGACGCGGTGCAGCACGCTCACGAGCGAGGCGTCATTCATCGCGATTTAAAGCCAGCCAATATCATGATGGCGGGAGACTCTGCAGGAAGCATATTGTCGCACCTTCCGAAGATTCTTGACTTTGGAGTGGCGAGAATCATCGACGAAAGCGGCAATACCGGGACCACGATGCGGACAGCGATCGGTGAAATTGCTGGGACAATTGGCTACATGAGTCCCGAACGATTTTCGGGCGAAGACAACGTCGACCATCGTTGCGACGTGTATGCTCTGGGCGTCATCGGTTACGAACTGCTGACAAAAACACTGCCGATCGATGTGCGAAGCCACAGCCTCGTGGAGGCTATTCGTGCGGTTGAGCAGCAGTCGCCGGTGCCACTGCGGACTGTCGCTCCCACCTTGAGCGCGGACCTTGAGGTGATCTTTTCCAAGTGCCTTGAAAAGGATCCGACACGCCGATATCAGTCCGCGCGAGATCTCGCTGATGATGTGCGGCGGTTCCTTCAGCGCGAACCGATTCGAGCACGGCGTGCATCGCGAGGCTATCTTTTTCGAAAGTTTGTCAGCCGCAACCGAACGCTTGTCGGAGGAATCGTGGCCACCATCCTGGCTTTGGCTGCGGGCATGTTTCTGTACGCCGTCGAAGCAAAGCAAGCTCGAGCAGAAGCGGAAAAGTCACAGTATGAAGCCGATAAGGCGCTCGCCATCAATAGTTTTATGACGAACGATTTCATCACGAGGCTAATACCTCTTGCAAAAGATTCTTCTGATCCGCAGCACAGCACGGTGACTGAGATTGTGGGGGAAGCGGCCAGGCATGTGCCCACCATGTTCGGCGAACGTCCCGCGATTGAAGCAGCCGTTCGAAACGAAATCGGCACCGTCTATTACAATATGGGAGACCACCCCAACGCCGTCGAACAATATGAACTGGCATTGCAGCTCTGGACGTCTCAACTCGGCCCGTCGCACGTGGACACACTAAAGGCCGTCAATAATCTTGGCCTCGCGTTCGCGCGCCAGGGAAATAACAAAGCCGCGGAGCCGCTGTACCGCCGCGCATGGAAGGGCAGAATTGCCAAGCTGGGAGAATCGCATTCTTCAACTTTGGCGTCCATGAACAACCTCGCCGAAGCGGTGCGGGCAAATGGCCGCCCTGAGGAAGCCGAGCAGCTGCTGCGACGAGCGTACGAGTTACAGCTTGCTGAAGCCGGTCTTCAAAACAAGCAGACTCTGATCATGCTGGCGAATCTCGGCTCACTTCTGGCTAAGCAGGGGCGACACAAAGAAGCGGAGAAGATCCACCGAACGGTCTTCGAAAACATGGCCACTACGCTCGGCGAAGATCACGTCACCACGCTATGGGCGCAACTGGAACTGGCTCAATCAATCTACCGCCTGAAAGACTACGATGCCGCCAAAGAAGTGCTGATACCAGTCGTGGAAACTTTCGAACGCACAAACGGCGCAGCAGACTTCAGCACAATTACCGCGCGGCGACTGATGGGCCGAATTCTAAGAGGCGGCAACGACCACGCTGCCGCTCGAGCAACTCTGCAATTGGCTCTGGACGCTGCCAACACAGATTCTGATACGTTTGCCCGAGTGATTCCTAAGATCGAACGGGATCTGCGGCGGCTTGAAGATGAGTGA
- a CDS encoding M48 family metalloprotease: protein MLVSSSTSLHRIRVVMYDPPVMADQQNTPLRTGQNEAALRPPVAAREFLTAYHRELRHYLQHHRLKLYNWFGETRRRADAYEASKLNLLKTAYRLDRDSAAVLYLQCDAIAARMGLSVPVTLYQAQQSSGLNAGMTWLPGEAHIVLHGPLQETLTEREMEALLAHELAHYELLSIDDGEFHIVDEVLSAMTNDANSGDAESRTWRNYKLYTELYCDRRAAMITEDIDACICCLLKIETGQSAVNADAYLQQAEEILEKERAGSDGVTHPEMYIRAKSLKFWADDPATCDEKVKPLIEGPLQLATLDLLQQQSLARITKSFLQDFLKPEWLQTPVLIGHAKRFFEDFTVPDAAEESVHSDVADFAKNPDAPPTPSTPPSHGNSGESHYDAQSNNNGEELKSYFCYLLLDFATCDPDLEEAALAAAVVFADKLKLRKPFDKLCADELKIGKRTLHRVQKEAKEIVLAAETEFVA, encoded by the coding sequence ATGTTGGTGTCTTCGTCGACGTCACTACACCGCATCCGCGTCGTGATGTACGATCCGCCCGTCATGGCTGACCAACAGAACACACCGCTTAGAACTGGACAAAACGAAGCAGCGCTCCGCCCGCCCGTGGCTGCGCGTGAGTTCCTGACCGCATATCACCGGGAACTCCGCCACTACCTGCAGCATCACCGCTTGAAGCTTTACAACTGGTTTGGTGAAACCAGGCGGCGAGCAGACGCTTACGAAGCTTCGAAGCTAAATCTGCTGAAGACCGCCTATCGTCTTGACCGCGATTCCGCCGCCGTTCTATACCTGCAATGTGATGCTATCGCCGCTCGGATGGGCCTGTCGGTTCCGGTCACGCTTTATCAGGCGCAACAAAGTTCAGGCCTGAATGCCGGAATGACGTGGCTGCCGGGGGAAGCTCATATCGTTCTGCATGGGCCGCTGCAGGAAACGCTAACTGAACGAGAAATGGAGGCGCTGCTGGCTCACGAGCTGGCTCACTACGAACTGCTGTCGATTGACGATGGCGAATTTCACATTGTCGACGAAGTGTTGTCTGCGATGACCAACGACGCGAACTCCGGCGACGCCGAAAGTCGTACATGGCGCAACTACAAGCTGTATACAGAACTGTATTGTGATCGCCGAGCCGCCATGATTACAGAAGACATCGACGCCTGTATCTGCTGCCTGTTGAAAATCGAAACCGGACAATCGGCGGTGAACGCTGACGCGTATCTGCAACAGGCTGAGGAAATTTTGGAGAAGGAAAGGGCAGGCAGCGACGGGGTGACTCATCCCGAAATGTACATACGAGCCAAATCGTTGAAATTCTGGGCCGACGATCCAGCGACGTGCGACGAAAAGGTAAAACCGCTGATTGAGGGCCCATTGCAGCTGGCGACGCTTGATCTGCTGCAGCAGCAATCGTTGGCGAGGATAACGAAGTCCTTTCTACAGGATTTTCTGAAGCCAGAATGGTTACAAACGCCCGTGTTGATTGGGCATGCCAAACGCTTTTTCGAAGACTTCACGGTGCCAGACGCGGCAGAAGAAAGCGTTCATAGCGACGTAGCGGATTTCGCCAAAAATCCCGATGCGCCGCCCACGCCCAGCACGCCGCCGAGTCACGGGAACTCTGGCGAGTCCCACTACGACGCTCAGTCGAATAACAACGGCGAGGAGCTGAAAAGTTACTTCTGCTACCTGCTGTTGGACTTCGCCACCTGCGATCCGGACCTTGAAGAGGCAGCTCTGGCGGCAGCCGTCGTCTTCGCAGACAAATTGAAACTTCGAAAACCCTTCGACAAACTGTGTGCCGACGAACTGAAAATCGGTAAGCGAACGCTGCACCGCGTTCAGAAGGAAGCGAAGGAAATCGTGCTGGCGGCGGAAACGGAGTTTGTGGCGTGA
- a CDS encoding AAA domain-containing protein has product MSDFHSFLRSQIDSGGFPTEDVLVSFLPLIRQVIVTHDYGEVAPLEGLNSLKVANRQIWFSESDQLPLRRQLRTVKKLLNPASAGVDVTGRSQVTFDVDDGDEHWQDSHVTDSSEGAAATPSWLPGYVCWEHTVGHHDPVTDVFSLGLILASLACGLDLADPADLERFVTHRNNLFRINEALHPVIARTIVVMTELDRHQRPPDLRALLATLENYRDQEVDFETDLASTSALSAATFTDKRQVVLSKLRERLFEINRRNRLLHFRTTLQTINLTQASIPLSFDVSTIRQEQVLSWNNAFRDDVLKQKPVLLNKFLNFREAAYLPATLDRLRAEARRDENDFGFAQLRLIVAFLRWADLKVSPPERYESPLLLLPVKLDVKKGIHDRYSLQAMDGEAEVNPVVRHLFKQLYDIELPETVELSAESLDTFCENFRNTIRANDASVELRRIDKARIELIHAKAKRRLDQYRRRTRLAGRGIRHFMDLDYSYDSVNYHPLGVRIFEHMISPTKLQLESVIDQSSPKAAKAKSVANNTTAPSSEAEAGTEAAEVEAEGEFYRLLDEVDDNPLNWEIDFCSVTLANLKYRRMSLAQDYNRLIVENTANAAFEATFALGALDDNVSDEALIADRSCAEPTTNAVPLTERFHIVPCDPTQATATAKARTGGSYIIQGPPGTGKSQTIANLIADFVIRGKRILFVCEKRAAVDVVYHRLKQQGLQDLCCLIHDSQADKKQFVMDLKRTYDDFLAEAEQPRDQHRGRRDEVVDHVQTALQPIDEFNTSMTSAPDHIGLPVRTLLNRLIELKPRVRDLLPHDWERVPTYAAFEAHRQQLADFETRLQRIEPSGMLANHPLRLISAAVVDAERPIELVTECLVEALHQLQHICDEVARLELPSETTSSFNQFSESIQFAEDTAFLTERDLLQLLDTKSNRAQKLQRRVRKLEKCDALIAKHIATNQHWRQKLSPEDTRTALEQAKRLEGGLLSALKPKWWRLRKTLDRAYDFSHHEIKPSWVSVLQKLEDEHEAKADRYRVAQEVSDEFGIHLDLDRFLQSLQSVKERLKTESGPIKTLARYARASKDGATTLFALAELREPLNDFTQTADRFLDAYQYCSPGELSASVEQLNAVIGQLPDCLHCLATLQPLPRELTDALRTLPLTTQQLEAAAAEHSLNETYRAAPDVARFDGDTRSSLLQQLMTKTDQWLIENAQAVRESVRQQFCDNVVISTTPAAQLTPDQKEFRKQYARGRRELEHEFGKSMRYKSIRELAGGDSGLVIRDLKPVWLMSPLSVSDTLPLSAEHFDAVIFDEASQITLEDAVPALFRADQAIVVGDEMQLPPTSFFGSRRADDDELEFEEDGELVSYDLNSSSLLNHGSKNLPSTMLGWHYRSRSESLISFSNHAFYGGRLLTVPEESLPQPELPELCVERPTQGSEFAEAVIDRPVSFHFMEKGVYEKRRNTFEAEYIAQLVRSLLLQECGYSIGIVAFSEAQQSEIERALRSLAEDDSDFGEAFEAELEREDDGQFAGLLIRNLENIQGDERDIIIMSVCYGPDQDGRTRMNFGPINMAGGEKRLNVAFSRAKQFMTLVSSMRSTAITNEYNDGANCLKRYLRYAEACSVGQAEAMATVLRSLSGYGPGSGDRTTSPDPVTNDIADELRGLGFTIDFDVGQSHFRVNLAVRREGDREYRLGILVDTDQWYQQLDLLERELLKPRLLAAFGWTVEVVLAKDWYHDKVCCVTRLHEALKR; this is encoded by the coding sequence GTGAGCGACTTTCATTCGTTTCTGCGATCCCAAATCGACAGCGGAGGGTTTCCGACGGAAGACGTGCTGGTTTCGTTTCTTCCGTTAATCCGACAGGTCATTGTGACTCACGATTACGGCGAAGTCGCGCCGCTGGAAGGTTTGAACAGCCTGAAGGTCGCGAACCGCCAGATTTGGTTTTCAGAATCGGACCAATTGCCGCTGCGCCGCCAACTGAGAACGGTGAAGAAGCTGTTGAATCCCGCGAGCGCAGGAGTTGACGTCACGGGCCGGTCGCAGGTCACCTTTGACGTTGACGATGGCGACGAACATTGGCAGGATAGCCATGTCACTGATTCGTCCGAAGGTGCGGCGGCGACGCCGTCATGGCTGCCCGGTTACGTCTGCTGGGAGCACACCGTCGGCCATCACGATCCGGTCACCGACGTGTTTTCGCTCGGCTTGATTCTGGCGAGCCTCGCCTGTGGGCTGGACCTGGCCGATCCCGCTGACCTCGAACGTTTTGTCACTCACCGCAACAACCTGTTTCGTATCAACGAAGCGTTGCACCCTGTGATCGCTCGCACAATCGTGGTGATGACAGAACTGGATCGGCACCAGCGTCCGCCGGACCTTCGAGCTCTGCTGGCGACACTGGAAAACTATCGCGATCAGGAAGTCGACTTCGAAACCGACCTCGCCAGCACTTCAGCATTATCCGCCGCGACGTTCACCGACAAGCGCCAAGTGGTGCTCAGCAAACTGCGTGAACGGCTTTTCGAAATCAACCGCCGCAATCGTCTGCTGCACTTTCGCACGACGTTGCAGACCATCAACCTGACTCAGGCGTCGATTCCGCTGTCGTTCGATGTGTCGACGATTCGGCAGGAACAGGTACTGTCGTGGAACAATGCTTTCCGCGACGACGTGCTGAAGCAGAAGCCGGTGTTGCTGAATAAGTTTCTGAACTTTCGGGAAGCGGCGTACCTGCCGGCCACGTTGGATCGGTTGCGAGCCGAAGCGCGGCGAGACGAAAATGACTTCGGGTTCGCTCAGCTGCGCCTGATTGTGGCGTTCCTGAGATGGGCCGATCTGAAGGTATCGCCACCGGAACGCTACGAATCGCCGCTACTGCTGCTGCCGGTGAAGCTGGACGTCAAAAAGGGCATTCACGACCGCTATTCGCTGCAGGCGATGGACGGAGAGGCAGAAGTTAATCCGGTTGTGCGGCATCTGTTCAAGCAGCTGTACGATATTGAACTGCCGGAGACTGTTGAGCTGTCGGCCGAAAGCCTGGACACCTTTTGCGAAAACTTCCGTAACACAATTCGGGCCAATGATGCGTCGGTAGAACTGCGGCGAATTGACAAGGCAAGGATTGAGCTGATTCATGCCAAAGCCAAGCGGCGGCTGGATCAGTATCGGCGGCGTACGCGACTGGCGGGACGTGGCATTCGGCACTTCATGGATCTGGATTACAGTTACGATTCGGTCAACTACCATCCGCTCGGTGTTCGCATTTTCGAACACATGATTTCGCCGACAAAGCTGCAACTGGAAAGTGTGATCGACCAGTCTTCGCCCAAAGCTGCGAAGGCAAAGTCGGTCGCCAACAACACAACGGCTCCATCCTCAGAAGCAGAGGCCGGAACTGAAGCAGCGGAAGTTGAAGCGGAGGGCGAATTCTATCGGTTGCTGGACGAAGTCGACGACAATCCGCTGAACTGGGAAATCGATTTCTGTTCAGTAACGCTGGCGAATCTGAAGTACCGCCGCATGTCGCTGGCTCAGGATTACAATCGCCTGATTGTCGAAAATACGGCGAACGCAGCGTTCGAAGCGACGTTTGCGCTGGGGGCACTTGATGACAACGTGAGCGACGAGGCGCTAATCGCCGATCGATCATGTGCGGAACCGACAACCAACGCCGTGCCGCTGACAGAACGCTTCCACATCGTGCCCTGCGATCCGACTCAGGCGACGGCCACGGCGAAGGCTCGCACCGGTGGCAGCTACATCATTCAAGGGCCACCGGGCACTGGTAAATCGCAGACGATCGCAAACCTCATTGCCGACTTCGTGATTCGCGGAAAACGCATCCTGTTTGTTTGCGAAAAGCGAGCGGCCGTGGACGTTGTTTACCATCGTCTGAAGCAACAGGGGCTGCAGGACCTGTGCTGTTTGATTCACGATTCGCAGGCGGACAAAAAGCAGTTCGTGATGGACCTGAAGCGAACGTACGACGACTTTCTGGCGGAAGCCGAACAGCCGCGTGATCAGCACCGTGGCCGTCGCGATGAAGTGGTGGATCACGTCCAGACGGCTCTGCAACCCATCGACGAATTCAACACGTCCATGACATCGGCGCCGGATCATATCGGCCTTCCGGTTCGTACGCTGCTGAACCGATTGATCGAATTGAAGCCGCGTGTTCGCGATTTGCTGCCGCACGACTGGGAACGAGTCCCCACTTATGCCGCCTTTGAAGCTCATCGACAACAACTCGCCGATTTCGAAACTCGCCTGCAGCGTATCGAACCTTCCGGCATGCTCGCGAACCATCCACTGCGCCTGATTAGCGCGGCCGTCGTCGACGCGGAACGGCCGATCGAACTGGTGACCGAATGCCTTGTCGAAGCGCTGCATCAATTGCAGCATATTTGCGATGAGGTCGCTCGATTAGAACTGCCTTCTGAGACAACGTCCAGCTTCAATCAGTTCTCCGAATCGATTCAATTTGCCGAAGACACCGCCTTTCTGACAGAGCGTGACTTACTGCAGCTGCTCGACACCAAATCGAATCGAGCTCAAAAACTTCAGCGGCGCGTCCGCAAGCTCGAAAAGTGTGACGCGCTGATCGCGAAACACATCGCTACCAACCAGCACTGGCGGCAAAAACTGTCTCCCGAAGACACTCGCACAGCACTGGAACAGGCGAAGCGGCTGGAAGGCGGGCTACTATCCGCTCTGAAGCCGAAGTGGTGGCGATTGCGCAAGACATTGGACAGAGCGTATGACTTTTCGCATCACGAAATCAAACCGTCTTGGGTTTCGGTGTTGCAGAAGTTGGAGGACGAACACGAAGCAAAGGCCGATCGCTACCGAGTGGCGCAGGAAGTCAGCGACGAGTTTGGGATTCATCTGGATCTGGACCGCTTTTTGCAATCGCTGCAAAGCGTGAAAGAACGGCTTAAAACGGAATCCGGTCCAATCAAAACTCTGGCTCGCTATGCACGCGCATCGAAAGACGGCGCAACAACGCTGTTTGCTCTGGCGGAATTGCGAGAGCCATTAAACGACTTCACGCAAACGGCCGATCGGTTTTTGGATGCTTACCAATATTGTTCGCCGGGTGAGCTATCTGCGTCGGTCGAACAGTTGAACGCTGTGATTGGCCAGTTACCTGATTGCCTGCACTGCCTCGCGACGCTCCAGCCGCTGCCAAGAGAACTCACCGACGCACTGCGTACACTTCCGCTGACCACGCAGCAACTGGAAGCGGCCGCTGCCGAACACAGTCTGAACGAAACCTACCGAGCCGCTCCGGACGTGGCTCGATTTGACGGAGATACTCGATCATCGCTGTTGCAGCAGCTGATGACGAAGACAGATCAGTGGCTCATTGAGAACGCTCAGGCGGTTCGAGAATCCGTGCGGCAGCAGTTTTGTGACAACGTCGTGATTTCGACGACTCCGGCTGCCCAATTGACGCCCGACCAGAAGGAATTTAGGAAGCAGTATGCACGCGGACGCCGTGAACTGGAACACGAATTCGGGAAGTCGATGCGGTACAAGTCCATTCGTGAACTGGCGGGCGGCGATTCCGGGTTGGTGATTCGTGATCTCAAGCCGGTGTGGTTGATGAGTCCGTTAAGTGTGTCGGACACGCTGCCGTTGAGTGCCGAACATTTTGATGCCGTGATCTTTGATGAAGCCAGCCAGATCACACTGGAAGATGCCGTTCCCGCGCTGTTTCGAGCCGACCAGGCGATCGTGGTGGGCGACGAAATGCAACTTCCGCCAACCAGCTTCTTCGGCAGCCGTCGTGCGGATGATGACGAATTGGAATTTGAAGAAGACGGTGAGTTGGTTTCGTACGATCTGAACAGCAGCAGCCTTCTGAACCATGGATCGAAGAACCTGCCGTCGACAATGCTCGGCTGGCACTATCGCAGCCGGTCCGAATCGCTGATCAGTTTTTCCAACCACGCTTTCTACGGCGGGCGGCTGCTGACCGTTCCGGAAGAATCGCTACCTCAGCCGGAACTGCCCGAACTGTGCGTGGAACGACCGACGCAAGGCTCGGAGTTTGCCGAGGCCGTGATCGATCGACCCGTGAGCTTTCACTTCATGGAAAAAGGCGTCTACGAAAAACGACGCAACACCTTCGAAGCTGAATACATCGCTCAGCTGGTGCGTTCGTTGTTGCTGCAGGAATGCGGTTACAGCATCGGCATCGTCGCCTTTTCGGAAGCTCAACAGTCGGAAATCGAACGTGCTCTGCGAAGTTTGGCAGAAGACGATTCCGACTTCGGCGAAGCTTTCGAAGCCGAACTCGAACGCGAGGACGACGGCCAATTTGCGGGCCTGTTGATTCGCAACCTGGAAAACATTCAGGGTGATGAACGAGACATCATCATCATGAGTGTCTGCTACGGCCCGGATCAGGACGGTCGCACCCGAATGAACTTCGGCCCGATCAACATGGCGGGCGGCGAGAAACGGCTGAACGTGGCGTTTTCGCGTGCGAAGCAATTTA